GGCGCACGACCTCTTCAAGTGCGTCACGCACCAGGTGAGTGAGATCTTCCACGCCATCGTGCTGTGCCGCGAGGGGTCGTTCTTCCTCATCGACCAGCCGCTGGACGAGAAGACGGGCCACTCGCTCCAGCTGTCCACGCAGAGCCTGCTGATGGACAGCATCCGGAAGATCGACGAGATGGCGCACTTCCGGAAGCGCATCCCCCACGGCCGCATGTACGTGGCGCGCAAGCGCCCGTCCGACGGCAAGCTGGAGGAGGACGAGGACCGCGTGCTCGCGATGCTGGACGGGCGGCGCACGGTGCTGGAGCTGGGGCACGCCGCCCGGCTGTCCGAGTTCGACGTCACCAAGGTCGTCTTTCGCCTGCTAGAGGGCGGCTTCGCGGGGCTGACGGACAAGCCGGCGGGGGCTCCCGCCTCGGCCGTGGCGCCGGAGAAGGCGGCCGCGCCGCGCGTGCGTCCCCCGGTGCGCGCGCCCGCTCCGGTGGATGCGCGGCCGGTGGCGCGCGTCTTCAACTTCATCTTCCGGGAGATCCGCGACGAGGTGGCCCGCTCCGGCATGGACCGCGAGTTCATCGCGGCGGCCAACGCGGCGCTGGTGAACCAGGCGCTGTCGTCGTCGCCGGTGCTGGAGGGGCTGGCGTTCGCGGCGGATGGGAGCCTGCCGGAGGGCCGGT
The sequence above is drawn from the Corallococcus sp. NCRR genome and encodes:
- a CDS encoding DUF4388 domain-containing protein, whose protein sequence is MSQRFRIDGAAQLVPEDRTGIPALAGRSGTYALMPTAPDLLVFSRTPPEGGSIPTPRVVLSGDAGGFPLSDLIAFLSQSRWSGVIRVHTPGGERSLTLREGEVRGATSEEPADRLGEVLVRLGYADRAQVEAVLREQSASKLGRALVEKGVLQAHDLFKCVTHQVSEIFHAIVLCREGSFFLIDQPLDEKTGHSLQLSTQSLLMDSIRKIDEMAHFRKRIPHGRMYVARKRPSDGKLEEDEDRVLAMLDGRRTVLELGHAARLSEFDVTKVVFRLLEGGFAGLTDKPAGAPASAVAPEKAAAPRVRPPVRAPAPVDARPVARVFNFIFREIRDEVARSGMDREFIAAANAALVNQALSSSPVLEGLAFAADGSLPEGRLMEAFDKHRAHLGSEPLASFRQALSDVMFFLLFQAGELLESRADEDLARRVKELLATLEAP